One window of the Peromyscus leucopus breed LL Stock chromosome 17, UCI_PerLeu_2.1, whole genome shotgun sequence genome contains the following:
- the Fcho1 gene encoding F-BAR domain only protein 1 isoform X2, translating into MSYFGEHFWGDKNHGFEVLYHCVKQGPVATKELADFIRERASIEETYSKAMAKLSKLASNGTPMGTFAPLWEVFRVSSDKLALCHLELTRKLHDLLKDVLRYGEEQLKAHKKCKEEVLGTVDAVQVLASVGQLLPKSRENYLSRCMDLERMRRENTSQKEMDKAESKSKKAADSLRRSVDKYNSARTDFETKMLESALRFQAMEEAHLQHMKALLGSYAHSVEDTHVQIGQVHEEFKQNVENVTVDMLLRKFAESKGTGREKPGPLDFDAYSTAALQEAMKRLRGAKAFRLPGLSRREPRASVDFLESDSGVPPEVDDEGFTVRPDVSQNSAAEPPRLSSSDSDFDDEEPRKFYVHIKPAPPRPVACSSEAAAAQLRATAGSLILPPGPGGTMKRHSSRDTSGKPQRPRSAPRTGSCAEKPLPSEEPLSKSLFGPPLESAFDHEDFTGSSSLGFTSSPSPFSSSSPENVEDSGLDSPSHAAPGPSPESWVPRPGTPQSPPTCRTQHPEARGPMPRAPSPGPWGPEAGADSTMPADSSTREGLAAPPRRPRSRKVSCPLTRSNGDLCRSLSPSPLGSSAPSIAPDRPNFSAQMGHGISRGPSPVVLGSQDTLPVATAFTEYVHAYFRGHSPSCLARITGELTMTFPAGIVRVFSGTPPPPVLSFRLVHTAPVEHFQPNADLIFSDPSQSDPETKDFWLNMAALTEALQHQAEQNPTASYYNLVLLRYQFSRPGPESVPLQMSAHWQCGPTLTRVTVEYSYRAGATAVSTPLTNVQILLPVGEPVASVRLQPAASWSTEEKRFTWKLPDVCEAGGSGRLSASWQPQAGPSTPSPVAAQFTSEGATLSGLDLELLGGGYRMSLVKRRFATGMYLASC; encoded by the exons ATGtcatattttggggaacatttcTGG GGTGACAAGAACCACGGCTTTGAGGTCCTCTACCATTGTGTGAAGCAGGGCCCCGTGGCCACCAAGGAGCTGGCTGACTTCATCAGGGAGAG GGCCAGCATCGAAGAGACATACTCCAAGGCCATGGCCAAGCTGTCCAAGCTGGCCAGCAACGGGACCCCCATGGG GACCTTCGCCCCGCTCTGGGAGGTCTTCCGCGTGTCCTCGGACAAGCTGGCGCTGTGCCACCTGGAGCTGACCAGGAAGCTTCACGACCTCCTCAAGGACGTGCTGCGCTACGGAGAGGAGCAGCTCAAGGCCCACAAAAAG TGCAAGGAGGAAGTTCTAGGCACTGTGGATGCCGTGCAGGTGCTGGCCAGCGTGGGTCAGCTCCTGCCGAAGTCTCGGGAGAATTACCTGAGCCGCTGCATGGACCTGGAGCGCATGCGCAGAGAGAACACCAGTCAGAAGGAGATGGACAAG GCAGAATCCAAAAGCAAGAAGGCAGCCGACAGCCTGAGGCGCTCCGTGGATAAGTACAACTCCGCCAGGACGGACTTCGAGACCAAGATGCTGGAGTCCGCCCTG CGTTTCCAGGCCATGGAGGAGGCGCACCTGCAGCACATGAAGGCCTTGCTGGGCTCCTATGCGCACTCGGTGGAGGACACCCACGTGCAGATCGGGCAG gtGCACGAGGAGTTCAAGCAGAACGTGGAGAATGTGACGGTGGACATGCTGCTCAGGAAGTTTGCCGAGAGCAAGGGCACCGGCCGCGAGAAGCCCG ggcctctggacTTCGATGCCTACAGCACAGCTGCCCTGCAGGAAG CGATGAAACGTCTCCGCGGAGCCAAGGCCTTCCGCCTCCCGGGACTGAGCCGGCGGGAGCCCCGCGCATCTGT TGACTTCCTGGAGTCCGATTCCGGG GTGCCTCCCGAGGTGGACGACGAAGGCTTCACCGTGCGCCCCGATGTGTCTCAAAACA GCGCGGCCGAGCCCCCGCGGCTCTCCTCCAGCGACTCCGACTTCGACGATGAGGAGCCCAGGAAGTTCTACGTTCACATCaagcccgccccgccccgccccgtgGCCTGCAGCTCCGAGGCCGCGGCTGCCCAGCTCCGGGCCACGGCTGGCAGCCTCATCCTCCCGCCAGGCCCCGGG GGCACCATGAAGCGTCACTCGTCCC GGGACACTTCGGGGAAGCCGCAGAGACCTCGGTCGGCCCCACGGACCGGCAG CTGCGCCGAGAAGCCGCTGCCGTCGGAGGAGCCGCTGTCCAAGAGCCTCTTCGGGCCGCCGCTGGAGTCCGCCTTCGACCACGAGGACTTCACGG GCTCCAGCAGCCTGGGCTTCACATCCAGCCCGTCCCCGTTCTCTTCCTCGTCCCCCGAGAACGTGGAGGACTCGGGCCTGGACTCCCCATCGCACGCTGCCCCCGGCCCGTCCCCCGAGTCCTGGGTCCCCCGGCCAGGCACCCCGCAGAGCCCACCCACCTGCAGGACGCAGCACCCCGAGGCCAGGGGCCCAATGCCCCGAGCACCCTCGCCAGGCCCCTGGGGGCCAGAGGCAGGCGCAG ACTCCACGATGCCTGCTgactccagcaccagggagggTCTGGCCGCGCCACCCAGGAGACCTCGGTCCAGGAAAGTGTCCTGCCCACTCACCCGGAGCAACGGCGACCTG TGCCGGTCCCTCAGCCCCTCCCCGCTGGGGTCTTCTGCCCCGAGCATCGCCCCGGATCGGCCCAACTTCTCCGCCCAGATGGGGCACG GTATCTCACGTGGccccagccctgtggtcctggGATCCCAGGACACCCTGCCTGTGGCCACGGCCTTCACGGAGTATGTCCACGCCTATTTCCGTGGTCACAGCCCCAG CTGCCTGGCCCGGATCACCGGGGAGCTGACCATGACCTTCCCCGCTGGCATTGTGCGAGTCTTCAGCGGGACCCCGCCCCCGCCCGTCCTCAGCTTCCGGCTCGTGCACACGGCCCCCGTGGAACACTTCCAGCCCAACGCGGACTTGATCTTCAG TGACCCCTCCCAGAGTGACCCGGAGACCAAAGACTTCTGGCTGAACATGGCGGCGCTGACGGAGGCCCTGCAGCACCAGGCGGAGCAGAACCCCACGGCGTCCTACTACAACCTGGTGCTGCTGCGCTACCAG TTCTCCCGCCCCGGGCCCGAGTCGGTGCCCCTGCAGATGAGCGCCCACTGGCAGTGCGGGCCCACGCTCACGCGGGTCACCGTGGAGTACAGCTACCGAGCGGGCGCCACCGCCGTGTCCACGCCGCTCACGAACGTCCAGATCCTGCTGCCCGTCGGGGAGCCGGTGGCCAGCGTGCGTCTGCAGCCTGCCGCCAGCTG GAGCACGGAGGAAAAGAGGTTCACGTGGAAGCTTCCAGATGTGTGCGAGGCAGGGG GCTCGGGACGCCTGTCCGCCAGCTGGCAGCCGCAGGCGGGGCCCAGCACCCCCAGCCCCGTGGCCGCGCAGTTCACCAGCGAGGGCGCCACGCTGTCCGGCCTGGACCTGGAGCTGCTGGGCGGCGGCTACCGCATGTCCCTGGTCAAGCGGAGATTCGCCACAG GGATGTACCTCGCCAGCTGCTGA
- the Fcho1 gene encoding F-BAR domain only protein 1 isoform X1 yields MSYFGEHFWGDKNHGFEVLYHCVKQGPVATKELADFIRERASIEETYSKAMAKLSKLASNGTPMGTFAPLWEVFRVSSDKLALCHLELTRKLHDLLKDVLRYGEEQLKAHKKCKEEVLGTVDAVQVLASVGQLLPKSRENYLSRCMDLERMRRENTSQKEMDKAESKSKKAADSLRRSVDKYNSARTDFETKMLESALRFQAMEEAHLQHMKALLGSYAHSVEDTHVQIGQVHEEFKQNVENVTVDMLLRKFAESKGTGREKPGPLDFDAYSTAALQEAMKRLRGAKAFRLPGLSRREPRASVDFLESDSGVPPEVDDEGFTVRPDVSQNSAAEPPRLSSSDSDFDDEEPRKFYVHIKPAPPRPVACSSEAAAAQLRATAGSLILPPGPGGTMKRHSSRDTSGKPQRPRSAPRTGSCAEKPLPSEEPLSKSLFGPPLESAFDHEDFTGRRGSSSLGFTSSPSPFSSSSPENVEDSGLDSPSHAAPGPSPESWVPRPGTPQSPPTCRTQHPEARGPMPRAPSPGPWGPEAGADSTMPADSSTREGLAAPPRRPRSRKVSCPLTRSNGDLCRSLSPSPLGSSAPSIAPDRPNFSAQMGHGISRGPSPVVLGSQDTLPVATAFTEYVHAYFRGHSPSCLARITGELTMTFPAGIVRVFSGTPPPPVLSFRLVHTAPVEHFQPNADLIFSDPSQSDPETKDFWLNMAALTEALQHQAEQNPTASYYNLVLLRYQFSRPGPESVPLQMSAHWQCGPTLTRVTVEYSYRAGATAVSTPLTNVQILLPVGEPVASVRLQPAASWSTEEKRFTWKLPDVCEAGGSGRLSASWQPQAGPSTPSPVAAQFTSEGATLSGLDLELLGGGYRMSLVKRRFATGMYLASC; encoded by the exons ATGtcatattttggggaacatttcTGG GGTGACAAGAACCACGGCTTTGAGGTCCTCTACCATTGTGTGAAGCAGGGCCCCGTGGCCACCAAGGAGCTGGCTGACTTCATCAGGGAGAG GGCCAGCATCGAAGAGACATACTCCAAGGCCATGGCCAAGCTGTCCAAGCTGGCCAGCAACGGGACCCCCATGGG GACCTTCGCCCCGCTCTGGGAGGTCTTCCGCGTGTCCTCGGACAAGCTGGCGCTGTGCCACCTGGAGCTGACCAGGAAGCTTCACGACCTCCTCAAGGACGTGCTGCGCTACGGAGAGGAGCAGCTCAAGGCCCACAAAAAG TGCAAGGAGGAAGTTCTAGGCACTGTGGATGCCGTGCAGGTGCTGGCCAGCGTGGGTCAGCTCCTGCCGAAGTCTCGGGAGAATTACCTGAGCCGCTGCATGGACCTGGAGCGCATGCGCAGAGAGAACACCAGTCAGAAGGAGATGGACAAG GCAGAATCCAAAAGCAAGAAGGCAGCCGACAGCCTGAGGCGCTCCGTGGATAAGTACAACTCCGCCAGGACGGACTTCGAGACCAAGATGCTGGAGTCCGCCCTG CGTTTCCAGGCCATGGAGGAGGCGCACCTGCAGCACATGAAGGCCTTGCTGGGCTCCTATGCGCACTCGGTGGAGGACACCCACGTGCAGATCGGGCAG gtGCACGAGGAGTTCAAGCAGAACGTGGAGAATGTGACGGTGGACATGCTGCTCAGGAAGTTTGCCGAGAGCAAGGGCACCGGCCGCGAGAAGCCCG ggcctctggacTTCGATGCCTACAGCACAGCTGCCCTGCAGGAAG CGATGAAACGTCTCCGCGGAGCCAAGGCCTTCCGCCTCCCGGGACTGAGCCGGCGGGAGCCCCGCGCATCTGT TGACTTCCTGGAGTCCGATTCCGGG GTGCCTCCCGAGGTGGACGACGAAGGCTTCACCGTGCGCCCCGATGTGTCTCAAAACA GCGCGGCCGAGCCCCCGCGGCTCTCCTCCAGCGACTCCGACTTCGACGATGAGGAGCCCAGGAAGTTCTACGTTCACATCaagcccgccccgccccgccccgtgGCCTGCAGCTCCGAGGCCGCGGCTGCCCAGCTCCGGGCCACGGCTGGCAGCCTCATCCTCCCGCCAGGCCCCGGG GGCACCATGAAGCGTCACTCGTCCC GGGACACTTCGGGGAAGCCGCAGAGACCTCGGTCGGCCCCACGGACCGGCAG CTGCGCCGAGAAGCCGCTGCCGTCGGAGGAGCCGCTGTCCAAGAGCCTCTTCGGGCCGCCGCTGGAGTCCGCCTTCGACCACGAGGACTTCACGGGTAGAAGGG GCTCCAGCAGCCTGGGCTTCACATCCAGCCCGTCCCCGTTCTCTTCCTCGTCCCCCGAGAACGTGGAGGACTCGGGCCTGGACTCCCCATCGCACGCTGCCCCCGGCCCGTCCCCCGAGTCCTGGGTCCCCCGGCCAGGCACCCCGCAGAGCCCACCCACCTGCAGGACGCAGCACCCCGAGGCCAGGGGCCCAATGCCCCGAGCACCCTCGCCAGGCCCCTGGGGGCCAGAGGCAGGCGCAG ACTCCACGATGCCTGCTgactccagcaccagggagggTCTGGCCGCGCCACCCAGGAGACCTCGGTCCAGGAAAGTGTCCTGCCCACTCACCCGGAGCAACGGCGACCTG TGCCGGTCCCTCAGCCCCTCCCCGCTGGGGTCTTCTGCCCCGAGCATCGCCCCGGATCGGCCCAACTTCTCCGCCCAGATGGGGCACG GTATCTCACGTGGccccagccctgtggtcctggGATCCCAGGACACCCTGCCTGTGGCCACGGCCTTCACGGAGTATGTCCACGCCTATTTCCGTGGTCACAGCCCCAG CTGCCTGGCCCGGATCACCGGGGAGCTGACCATGACCTTCCCCGCTGGCATTGTGCGAGTCTTCAGCGGGACCCCGCCCCCGCCCGTCCTCAGCTTCCGGCTCGTGCACACGGCCCCCGTGGAACACTTCCAGCCCAACGCGGACTTGATCTTCAG TGACCCCTCCCAGAGTGACCCGGAGACCAAAGACTTCTGGCTGAACATGGCGGCGCTGACGGAGGCCCTGCAGCACCAGGCGGAGCAGAACCCCACGGCGTCCTACTACAACCTGGTGCTGCTGCGCTACCAG TTCTCCCGCCCCGGGCCCGAGTCGGTGCCCCTGCAGATGAGCGCCCACTGGCAGTGCGGGCCCACGCTCACGCGGGTCACCGTGGAGTACAGCTACCGAGCGGGCGCCACCGCCGTGTCCACGCCGCTCACGAACGTCCAGATCCTGCTGCCCGTCGGGGAGCCGGTGGCCAGCGTGCGTCTGCAGCCTGCCGCCAGCTG GAGCACGGAGGAAAAGAGGTTCACGTGGAAGCTTCCAGATGTGTGCGAGGCAGGGG GCTCGGGACGCCTGTCCGCCAGCTGGCAGCCGCAGGCGGGGCCCAGCACCCCCAGCCCCGTGGCCGCGCAGTTCACCAGCGAGGGCGCCACGCTGTCCGGCCTGGACCTGGAGCTGCTGGGCGGCGGCTACCGCATGTCCCTGGTCAAGCGGAGATTCGCCACAG GGATGTACCTCGCCAGCTGCTGA
- the LOC114687951 gene encoding skin secretory protein xP2-like, which translates to MVCAYWESETDSLASSTSTFQRGDRESGRGCHLPKVTTKQVPRCCGRAEGLPPPTSSAPHPQSPRLILSLGADAGRPPPQSAGVPGAGSRPLQAPLAREGTPVPAAAPPHSPRRAPTCLPSPGPVPWKGGDPDWQARMGATWVAGEAAPTLRPGRRGLKAQGRELEVLGSLLPSPGLRGSSRGAAPRLLQATPALGPGQDEGCASPRPRPAPGDTHPTPRARGHSPRIRRHSPHAPRPHPAPRARGHSPRAPSPAPGDTHPAPRARTPRPAPRAPRPHPAPGDTHPAPPPPARSGPAPRPPRALRSAPLAPPTGCGLKELRPTELHHPYAGWLGRATHPQAICIV; encoded by the coding sequence ATGGTGTGTGCATATTGGGAATCTGAGACAGACAGTCTGGCCTCGTCAACCTCCACATTCCAAAGAGGAGACCGAGAGTCAGGGAGGGGCTGTCACCTGCCCAAGGTCACCACGAAGCAGGTCCCGCGGTGCTGCGGGCGAGCGGAGGGGCTTCCACCCCCGACCTCCTCCGCACCCCATCCTCAGTCACCTCGACTAATTCTGTCCCTGGGAGCAGATGCAGGCCGCCCGCCCCCCCAGAGCGCGGGAGTCCCCGGTGCGGGCTCCAGGCCTCTCCAGGCCCCGCTCGCCAGGGAGGGGACCCCAGTTCCCGCCGCTGCCCCACCGCACTCGCCCCGCAGAGCCCCCACCTGCCTGCCAAGCCCAGGGCCGGTGCCATGGAAGGGAGGGGACCCCGACTGGCAGGCGAGGATGGGGGCCACATGGGTAGCGGGGGAGGCGGCCCCCACCTTACGGCCTGGGAGACGAGGGCTGAAGGCCCAGGGGAGGGAATTGGAGGTCTTGGGGTCCCTGCTTCCCAGCCCGGGATTGAGGGGGAGCAGCAGAGGAGCGGCGCCCCGCCTTCTGCAGGCTACACCTGCGCTCGGGCCGGGTCAGGATGAAGGCTGTGCCAGCCCGCGCCCGCGCCCCGCGCCCGGAGACACTCACCCCACGCCCCGCGCCCGGGGACACTCACCCCGCATCCGGAGACACTCACCCCACGCCCCGCGCCCGCACCCCGCGCCCCGCGCCCGGGGACACTCACCCCGAGCCCCGAGCCCCGCGCCCGGGGACACTCACCCCGCGCCCCGCGCCCGCACCCCGCGCCCTGcgccccgcgccccgcgcccGCACCCCGCGCCCGGGGACACTCACCCCGCGCCGCCACCACCTGCGCGCTCCGGACCCGCGCCCCGCCCTCCCCGCGCGCTGCGGAGCGCGCCGCTGGCCCCGCCCACGGGGTGTGGTCTGAAGGAGCTCCGCCCCACGGAGCTTCACCATCCCTACGCTGGTTGGCTGGGCCGCGCCACTCACCCGCAGGCTATTTGCATAGTTTAA